Proteins encoded in a region of the Microbaculum marinisediminis genome:
- a CDS encoding cupin domain-containing protein, which produces MLVPVRRIITETTAEGRSRILSDGPSPHAVETAPHRGLSNLWVTSSPTPDLSVEDGADQPVVLAPSGGGNIFRFFQLPPAGSLDNDAEGQAAAHDVFEAMGAGSARIANARHPSMHKTDSLDYIILLKGRVKLVLDEDETILEPFDVVIQRQTNHAWENLSPEPALLMAVLLDAPADA; this is translated from the coding sequence ATGCTAGTTCCGGTCCGGCGGATCATCACGGAAACAACCGCTGAAGGTCGGTCGAGAATACTCTCGGATGGCCCAAGCCCGCATGCCGTCGAGACCGCGCCCCACAGGGGCCTGTCGAACCTGTGGGTCACGTCGTCGCCGACACCCGATCTTTCCGTGGAGGATGGCGCCGACCAGCCTGTCGTACTCGCGCCGTCCGGCGGCGGAAACATATTCCGGTTCTTCCAGCTTCCGCCGGCCGGCAGTCTCGACAATGATGCGGAAGGCCAGGCCGCGGCGCACGACGTCTTCGAGGCCATGGGGGCCGGATCGGCGCGGATCGCCAATGCACGCCATCCCAGCATGCACAAGACGGATTCACTCGATTACATCATCCTCCTCAAGGGGCGGGTGAAGCTCGTGCTCGATGAAGACGAGACCATCCTCGAGCCGTTCGACGTCGTCATTCAGCGCCAGACGAACCACGCCTGGGAGAACCTGTCCCCCGAACCCGCCTTGCTGATGGCGGTCCTTCTGGATGCGCCCGCTGATGCGTGA
- a CDS encoding acetoacetate decarboxylase family protein — translation MTQGTIFRMPYGFGPMPGPRQGPDGKPHDWTTGPRSYTASVRFLSTRDALEPLLPPGFYLDGDPEVEVRYTELTELAWLAGRGYRLLGVYLKAGYRGQRDTARGQFLSVLWENLADPILSGREELGYAKLPAEISAPRRVGRTAEVTASWMGFPFFRMSLEGIEDAAQAPAAPPPSDGVLHYKYIPRTGALDEADCAYACLSPNVATHRRVVATQTATATFAFVRANWEQMPTQFHIVSRLAELPILDTLPARIETAIGASDLGNQRRLE, via the coding sequence ATGACCCAAGGCACGATCTTTCGCATGCCGTATGGCTTCGGGCCCATGCCCGGCCCGCGGCAGGGCCCCGACGGGAAGCCGCATGACTGGACGACGGGACCGCGAAGCTACACCGCGAGCGTCCGATTCCTGTCGACGCGAGACGCGCTCGAGCCGCTTTTGCCGCCGGGCTTCTATCTGGACGGCGATCCCGAGGTCGAGGTCCGCTATACCGAACTGACCGAACTCGCGTGGCTTGCCGGACGCGGCTATCGTTTGCTCGGCGTCTATCTGAAGGCGGGTTACAGGGGGCAGCGGGACACCGCGCGTGGGCAGTTCCTGTCGGTTCTGTGGGAGAATCTCGCCGATCCGATTCTGAGCGGCCGTGAGGAACTCGGGTATGCGAAGCTTCCCGCAGAGATCTCGGCACCGCGTCGCGTCGGCCGGACCGCCGAGGTCACTGCGTCCTGGATGGGATTTCCCTTCTTCCGCATGAGCCTCGAGGGGATCGAGGACGCCGCGCAAGCGCCGGCCGCGCCGCCGCCGAGCGACGGGGTGCTCCATTACAAGTACATTCCTCGGACAGGCGCCTTGGACGAGGCAGACTGTGCCTATGCCTGCCTTTCGCCCAATGTCGCGACGCATCGGCGCGTTGTTGCCACGCAGACGGCGACCGCGACGTTCGCTTTTGTCAGGGCCAACTGGGAACAGATGCCGACCCAGTTCCACATCGTGTCCAGACTGGCTGAGCTTCCGATCCTTGATACCTTGCCTGCCCGGATCGAAACGGCGATCGGGGCATCCGACCTCGGCAATCAGCGGAGGCTCGAGTGA
- a CDS encoding TRAP transporter large permease has protein sequence MDPITIALIGIGCMFLMIVAKVPIGIAMAMTGFLGYAFYDGVKPALSILVSEPVGIIQNFEFAVIPLFLLMGSFATAGGLSAEIYRLAYAFIGHRRGGLAMATMGGCALFGAVCGSSPATAATFGRVALPQMLQRGYAPSFAAGCIAAGGTLGALVPPSIIMIIYAVLARVPILDVFMAAVIPAILAVVLHGLTIALYTRYNPDAGPAGERTSWRERLIVLRDSWAVIVLLSAVIGGIYGGVFTVNEAAAVGAMFAFLLALFRRRLTWTTFLGALGETAANTAVIYLIIFGASIFSYFFTITGAPAAIVTAIGALDVPPLVIIFALLLMYLALGAVFETVSAMLITLPFVLPLVTALGYDPIWWAIVNIVVIELGMITPPIGLNVFVIKGVADNLSLGTIFRGVSVFVASDIVRLIILTLFPILSLALL, from the coding sequence ATGGATCCCATTACCATCGCCCTGATCGGCATCGGCTGCATGTTCCTGATGATCGTGGCGAAGGTCCCGATCGGGATCGCCATGGCGATGACCGGCTTTCTCGGTTACGCCTTCTATGACGGGGTGAAGCCGGCGCTCAGCATCCTCGTCTCCGAGCCTGTCGGCATCATTCAGAACTTCGAGTTCGCCGTAATTCCGCTGTTCCTGTTGATGGGCAGTTTCGCCACCGCGGGTGGGCTGTCGGCGGAGATCTACCGGCTCGCCTACGCATTCATCGGGCATCGGCGCGGTGGCCTGGCCATGGCAACGATGGGCGGGTGTGCCCTGTTCGGCGCCGTATGCGGATCGTCACCCGCAACGGCCGCGACCTTCGGGCGGGTCGCCCTTCCGCAGATGCTCCAGCGCGGCTACGCGCCGTCCTTCGCCGCCGGATGCATCGCCGCGGGCGGAACGCTCGGCGCGCTCGTGCCGCCGTCCATCATCATGATCATCTATGCGGTCCTGGCGCGCGTCCCGATCCTCGACGTCTTCATGGCCGCGGTCATCCCGGCCATACTCGCCGTCGTACTCCACGGGCTGACGATTGCCCTCTACACCCGCTACAACCCGGATGCCGGGCCTGCCGGAGAGAGGACGAGCTGGCGCGAGCGGCTGATCGTGCTGCGCGACAGCTGGGCGGTCATCGTTCTGCTATCGGCGGTTATCGGCGGCATTTACGGCGGCGTCTTCACCGTCAACGAAGCGGCCGCCGTCGGCGCGATGTTTGCGTTCCTGCTCGCCTTGTTCCGCCGGCGTCTGACCTGGACCACCTTTCTGGGCGCGCTCGGCGAGACGGCAGCCAACACGGCCGTGATCTATCTGATCATCTTCGGCGCCTCGATCTTCTCCTACTTCTTCACGATCACCGGTGCGCCGGCCGCGATCGTGACAGCGATCGGCGCGCTGGATGTGCCGCCGCTGGTGATCATTTTCGCGCTCCTGCTGATGTATCTCGCGCTCGGCGCCGTGTTCGAGACGGTGTCGGCGATGCTGATCACCCTTCCTTTCGTCCTGCCGCTTGTCACGGCGCTGGGCTACGACCCGATCTGGTGGGCGATCGTCAACATCGTGGTCATCGAACTGGGCATGATCACGCCGCCGATCGGCCTGAACGTGTTCGTGATCAAGGGAGTCGCGGACAACCTGTCGCTTGGCACGATCTTCAGGGGCGTATCGGTCTTCGTCGCCTCCGACATCGTCCGGCTGATTATCCTGACGCTGTTCCCCATCCTTTCACTGGCGCTCCTTTGA
- a CDS encoding TRAP transporter small permease — MNLDRIQDANVRLTRGIALIGLIGLLIVATATLVDVLSRWLLNAPIAGVYDLSTLFISVTMAACFPAALASRQNIQVTFLAELLPAKVEQVLDVVAGIVTLAFFALLAWQLAVYCGELLESGETSFILEVPIAPWWIVVTALFFLCIPVQILVVFVDVARLFRHSPAVKKGAA; from the coding sequence ATGAATCTCGACCGCATACAAGACGCGAATGTCCGCCTCACCCGGGGCATCGCCCTCATCGGTCTGATCGGACTGCTGATCGTTGCCACCGCGACGCTTGTCGACGTGCTGTCGCGGTGGCTGCTCAACGCACCGATCGCAGGGGTCTACGATCTTTCGACACTCTTCATCTCGGTGACGATGGCTGCCTGTTTCCCCGCGGCACTGGCGAGCCGGCAGAATATCCAGGTGACGTTCCTGGCCGAACTTCTTCCAGCCAAGGTCGAACAGGTTCTCGACGTCGTTGCCGGCATTGTCACGCTCGCCTTCTTCGCGCTTCTCGCCTGGCAGCTCGCCGTCTATTGCGGTGAGCTGCTCGAGAGCGGTGAGACCTCGTTCATTCTGGAAGTGCCGATCGCGCCTTGGTGGATCGTCGTCACGGCGCTGTTCTTCCTCTGCATCCCGGTGCAGATCCTGGTGGTCTTCGTCGATGTCGCCCGTCTGTTCCGCCACAGCCCGGCCGTGAAGAAAGGTGCGGCGTGA
- a CDS encoding TRAP transporter substrate-binding protein, with product MLKPAFAIGTAAALWASAVGAQETIDLKFAVFTPEQEITYQEAMKPWAEAVMEATDGKVNIQMFPGGTLGRDGSKQIKMLKDGVADIAFIIPAYNPGLFPDNAVIELPDTSANATEGSVAFWRLLEGGNLRGYEDFEVLGMFTTAPYSIHGTFPIETMADLKGKKIRIAGKLEQQCVEAIGAVPVGMPISKIPESLSRGVIDATPMHYAALHAFGVAGATDHHYHNVLGSLPFGFIMTRETFDALPEDVQAVMREKGGEALARIFGAAMDAENAKLVQQTIDDPDQTVVEPSEQDRKDWAEAVSTCVNAWTAEHDKGEELHQALIEQLEAIRAE from the coding sequence ATGCTGAAACCCGCATTTGCAATCGGAACCGCGGCCGCGCTCTGGGCGAGCGCAGTCGGCGCCCAGGAAACAATCGATCTGAAATTCGCCGTTTTCACGCCGGAGCAGGAGATCACCTACCAGGAAGCCATGAAGCCCTGGGCCGAGGCGGTCATGGAGGCCACCGACGGCAAGGTGAACATCCAGATGTTTCCAGGCGGCACTCTGGGCCGCGACGGCTCCAAGCAGATCAAGATGCTGAAAGACGGCGTCGCCGACATCGCCTTCATCATTCCCGCCTATAACCCGGGCCTGTTCCCCGACAATGCCGTGATCGAACTGCCGGACACCTCGGCAAATGCGACCGAAGGGTCGGTTGCCTTCTGGCGCCTGCTCGAGGGCGGGAATCTGCGCGGTTACGAGGACTTCGAGGTCCTGGGAATGTTCACGACAGCGCCGTACTCGATCCACGGTACGTTCCCGATCGAGACCATGGCGGACTTGAAGGGCAAGAAGATCCGCATCGCCGGCAAGCTGGAGCAGCAGTGCGTCGAGGCCATTGGCGCGGTGCCGGTCGGCATGCCGATCTCGAAGATCCCGGAAAGCCTTAGCCGCGGCGTCATCGACGCAACGCCGATGCACTATGCGGCGCTGCACGCCTTCGGTGTCGCCGGCGCCACGGATCACCACTATCACAACGTGCTCGGATCGCTTCCCTTCGGCTTCATCATGACGCGCGAGACGTTCGATGCGCTGCCCGAAGATGTCCAGGCGGTGATGCGCGAGAAGGGCGGCGAGGCGCTCGCACGCATCTTCGGCGCGGCGATGGATGCGGAAAACGCCAAACTGGTCCAGCAGACCATCGACGATCCCGACCAGACCGTTGTCGAGCCGTCCGAGCAGGACAGGAAGGACTGGGCGGAAGCCGTGTCGACCTGCGTCAACGCGTGGACGGCCGAACATGACAAGGGTGAAGAACTCCATCAGGCGCTGATCGAGCAACTCGAAGCCATCCGCGCCGAGTAA
- a CDS encoding amidohydrolase family protein, giving the protein MDVSNNCLTHPVRDPRRLPRRPGRTDRLDKLLIKSAYVATPDAAPNLRPTTSDILIVGGRIAAIEPEIAVAGARVIDGKGAIATAGMIDTHRHVWQTAIRGVAADWSLTDYVREIRVGYATAYTPDHVYLANLVGALEALDTGVTTVCDYSHIMNSPEHTEAAIQGLTDAGIRGVFCYGFYDVPTRARAFTDHAGRLAHAEEVVRRFDAVAGPRLTFGLALTEFGLVEPDQTASEIKVARKHDALITLHVGTFGSPHGIADLDRHGLLGPDMLHVHANMCDEREIARVVESGGGLSITPETEMQMGMGFPVTNRLLKAGGAPSIGVDIVSQNSGDMLTQLRIALQTARAIDNQAVLDRGRVPDEVSLSVRDALRFGTEFGADALKLGRDVGRLSVGAIADIALFDTRGTNMTPMTDPVSMLMLQSRPGDVSTVLVEGKIVKENGRLVHADLDALKERLNDSFGEIAADVEQARDVAAKTAAAYANVVSSAVKQAGQRT; this is encoded by the coding sequence ATGGATGTTTCAAACAACTGCTTGACCCATCCGGTACGAGACCCTAGAAGGCTTCCCCGACGCCCTGGAAGGACCGATCGATTGGACAAACTTCTTATAAAGTCCGCCTACGTCGCGACGCCGGACGCGGCGCCGAACCTGCGGCCGACCACCAGCGATATCCTGATTGTCGGCGGTCGTATTGCGGCGATTGAACCGGAGATCGCCGTTGCAGGCGCGCGCGTCATCGACGGCAAGGGCGCCATCGCCACGGCCGGCATGATCGACACCCACCGCCATGTCTGGCAGACGGCCATTCGTGGCGTGGCGGCGGACTGGTCGCTCACCGACTATGTCAGGGAAATCAGGGTCGGCTACGCCACAGCCTATACGCCGGACCACGTGTATCTGGCCAATCTCGTCGGCGCTTTGGAGGCGCTCGACACCGGCGTCACGACGGTCTGCGACTACTCCCACATCATGAACAGCCCCGAGCATACGGAAGCCGCGATCCAGGGCCTGACCGATGCCGGGATACGCGGCGTGTTCTGTTACGGCTTCTACGATGTCCCGACGCGCGCGAGGGCTTTCACCGACCACGCGGGACGGCTGGCTCATGCCGAGGAAGTCGTCCGCCGTTTCGATGCCGTCGCTGGCCCCCGCCTGACATTCGGACTGGCCCTGACGGAATTCGGACTTGTCGAGCCGGATCAGACGGCCAGCGAGATCAAGGTCGCGCGGAAGCACGATGCCCTGATCACATTGCATGTGGGAACGTTCGGCTCCCCGCACGGCATCGCCGATCTCGACCGTCACGGCCTGCTCGGCCCCGATATGCTTCATGTGCACGCGAACATGTGCGACGAACGCGAGATCGCGCGAGTGGTGGAGAGCGGGGGCGGATTGTCGATCACGCCGGAAACGGAAATGCAGATGGGCATGGGATTTCCGGTGACCAACCGCCTGCTGAAGGCCGGCGGCGCGCCCAGTATCGGTGTCGATATCGTCTCGCAGAACAGCGGCGACATGCTGACCCAACTGCGCATCGCGCTGCAGACGGCCCGGGCCATCGACAACCAGGCAGTTCTCGATCGCGGGCGCGTCCCCGACGAGGTGAGCCTGAGCGTTCGCGACGCCTTGCGATTTGGAACGGAGTTCGGTGCGGACGCGCTGAAACTGGGCCGCGACGTGGGGCGCCTGAGCGTCGGTGCAATCGCCGATATCGCGCTGTTCGATACCCGCGGCACGAACATGACGCCGATGACCGATCCCGTCTCGATGCTTATGCTGCAATCGCGGCCTGGCGATGTGTCGACGGTTCTCGTCGAAGGCAAGATCGTGAAAGAGAACGGACGGCTCGTTCATGCCGATCTCGACGCCTTGAAAGAGCGCCTGAACGACAGCTTCGGGGAGATCGCGGCCGACGTGGAACAGGCGCGCGATGTGGCGGCGAAGACCGCGGCCGCATATGCGAACGTGGTCAGCAGTGCAGTGAAGCAGGCCGGGCAAAGAACATGA
- a CDS encoding TetR family transcriptional regulator, whose amino-acid sequence MIDNTQRSNRTGADKGDDVTRARVLDSAAALFAENGIDRVTTRAISERAGANVAAVNYYFGGKDNLSVEVFRHVARESAERRFAGLDRILENARIAGGPPPIRDIIEVFVDAYVSADAPRNGTLLAQLVLKHRLSPTHWTQAVVQEELDPLAKRFISVLCLAAPYLEVREVHWRYHMMAGAVILTMSDRGAGGRIERLSEGQSSVDDTETLRAELVNFATTAFGPTAD is encoded by the coding sequence ATGATCGACAACACGCAGAGGTCGAACCGCACGGGCGCCGACAAGGGCGACGACGTTACCCGGGCCCGCGTGCTCGACTCGGCTGCCGCCCTGTTTGCCGAAAACGGGATAGACCGCGTAACGACCCGCGCAATCTCCGAAAGAGCCGGCGCGAACGTCGCGGCGGTGAACTACTACTTTGGCGGCAAGGACAATCTGTCCGTCGAGGTCTTTCGACACGTCGCCCGAGAGAGCGCGGAGCGGCGTTTCGCCGGTCTGGACCGCATTCTGGAAAACGCCCGCATCGCCGGAGGCCCGCCGCCGATCCGCGATATCATCGAGGTCTTCGTCGACGCCTATGTCAGCGCCGATGCGCCGCGCAACGGGACATTGCTGGCTCAGCTGGTGCTCAAGCACAGGCTGTCGCCGACACACTGGACCCAGGCCGTCGTGCAGGAGGAACTCGATCCGCTTGCCAAGCGGTTCATATCCGTCCTGTGCCTTGCCGCACCGTATCTCGAAGTTCGGGAGGTGCATTGGCGGTATCACATGATGGCCGGCGCAGTGATCCTCACGATGAGCGATCGGGGCGCCGGAGGTCGGATCGAACGGCTGTCCGAAGGACAGAGCTCGGTCGACGACACGGAGAC